One genomic region from Corvus hawaiiensis isolate bCorHaw1 chromosome 28, bCorHaw1.pri.cur, whole genome shotgun sequence encodes:
- the MKNK2 gene encoding MAP kinase-interacting serine/threonine-protein kinase 2 → MVQKKSEIPGFHRSFKGQNPFDLEFDQSNHLEPVFNFECPSRPDMPSSQPIDIPDAKKRNKKKKRCRATDSFSGRFEDVYQLQEEVLGEGAHARVQSCVNLITNKEYAVKIIEKRLGHIRSRVFREVEMLYQCQGHRNVLELIEFFEEEERFYLVFEKMRGGSILTHIHRRRHFNELEASVVVQDIASALHFLHNKGIAHRDLKPENILCESPDQVSPVKICDFDLGSGIKLNGDCSPISTPELLTPCGSAEYMAPEVVEAFNEEASIYDKRCDLWSLGVILYIMLSGYPPFVGHCGSDCGWDRGEACHTCQNMLFESIQEGKYEFPDKDWAHISFGAKDLISKLLVRDAKKRLSAAQVLEHPWVQGCAPDNTLPTPIILQRNSSAKELTSFAAEAIAVNRQLTRHDEDEEEEAEEEARPIIIKATSRAMQLSPPSESKLAKRRQKSSLAKAVASGQHLVAPLVLVADQA, encoded by the exons GGGCAAAACCCTTTTGACCTGGAGTTTGACCAGTCCAACCACCTGGAGCCTGTCTTCAACTTCGAGTGCCCGTCCCGTCCCG ACATGCCTTCAAGTCAACCCATCGACATCCCTGACGCcaagaaaaggaacaagaagAAGAAGCGCTGCAGAGCCACCGACAGCTTCTCCGGCAGGTTCGAAG ATGTTtaccagctgcaggaggaggtgctgggagAAGGGGCCCACGCCAGAGTCCAGTCCTGCGTGAACCTCATCACCAACAAGGAGTACGCGGTGAAG ATCATAGAGAAGCGCCTGGGACACATCCGGAGCAGGGTTTTCCGGGAGGTGGAGATGCTCTATCAGTGCCAGGGACACAG AAATGTCCTGGAGCTGATTGAGTTCttcgaggaggaggagaggtttTACCTGGTGTTTGAGAAGATGAGGGGAG GCTCCATCCTGACCCACATCCACCGGAGACGTCACTTCAACGAGCTGGAGGCCAGCGTGGTGGTGCAGGATATTGCCAGCGCCCTGCACTTTCTGCACAACAAAG GGATTGCACACAGGGATCTGAAACCAGAAAATATCCTGTGTGAGAGCCCGGACCAG GTCTCCCCAGTGAAGATCTGCGACTTTGACCTGGGAAGTGGCATCAAACTGAACGGCGACTGCTCCCCCATCTCCACCCCGGAGCTGCTCACCCCG TGCGGCTCAGCTGAGTACATGGCCCCGGAGGTGGTGGAAGCCTTCAACGAGGAGGCCTCCATCTACGACAAGCGCTGTGACCTGTGGAGCCTGGGTGTCATCCTGTACATCATGCTGAGCGGGTACCCCCCCTTTGTGGGCCACTGCGGCTCCGACTGTGGCTGGGACCGGGGCGAGGCCTGCCACACCTGCCAG aACATGCTCTTTGAGAGTATCCAGGAGGGGAAGTATGAGTTTCCCGACAAGGACTGGGCACACATCTCCTTTGGAGCCAAAGACCTCATTTCCAAGCTGCTGGTGAGAGATGCCAAGAAGCGGCTCAGCGCAGCCCAGGTCCTGGAGCACCCCTGGGTGCAGGGG TGTGCCCCGGATAACACCCTGCCAACCCCCATCATCCTGCAGAG gaacagcagtgcCAAAGAGCTCACCTCCTTTGCCGCCGAGGCCATCGCTGTCAACCGCCAGCTGACGCGGcacgacgaggacgaggaggaagAGGCGGAGGAGGAAGCACGACCCATCATCATCAAAGCTACCTCACGGGCCATGCAGCTCTCCCCCCCCTCTGAGTCCAAGCTGGCCAAGCGGCGACAGAAGAGCAGCCTGGCCAAGGCAGTGGCCTCTGGGCAGCACCTGGTGGCCCCGCTGGTCCTGGTGGCCGACCAAGCCTGA